A stretch of DNA from Pongo pygmaeus isolate AG05252 chromosome 3, NHGRI_mPonPyg2-v2.0_pri, whole genome shotgun sequence:
caaataaaaaatcattgTGTGTaggaacatttctttctttctttttttttttttttgagtcagagtttcacactgtcgcccaggctggagtgcaatggcatgatctcggctcactgcaacctctgcctcccgggttcaagcaattctcctgcctcagcctcccaagtagctaggattataggcgcgcaccaccaggtctggctaatttttgtatttgtagtagagacgagattttatcatgttggctatgctggtctccaactcctgacttcaggaaatctgcctgcctcgttctcccaaagtgctgggattacaggcaagagccatcaCACCCCGCTTACaataattaatataaacatatcttgggccaggtgcggtggctcacgcctgtaatcccagcactttgagaggccgaggcgggtggatcacctgaggtcaggagttcaagaccagcctggccaacatagtgaaaccctgtctctactaaaaatacaaaaaaaaaaaattagctgggcatggtggtgggtacctgcaatcccagctacttgggaggctaaggcaggagaattgcttgaacccgggtggcagaggttgcaatgagctgagatcgcaccatagctctccagcctggacaatgcagtgagaatctgtctcaaaaatatatatatatatataaaaataatataaaaatatatatatttaaatatacagttatatatttatatatctatatatttatatatagatatatggttatatatatttatatctataaatatatggttatatatatttatatctataaatatatggttatatatatttatatctataaatatatggttatatatatttatatctataaatatatggttatatatatttatatctataaatatatggttatatatatttatatctataaatatatggttatatatatttatatctataaatatatggttatatatataaatatatggttatgtatatttatatctatgaATATAtggttatgtatatttatatctgtgaatatatggttatgtatatttatatctgtgaatatatggttatgtatatttatatctgtgaatatatggttatgtatatttatatctgtgaatatatggttatgtatatttatatctgtgaatatatggttatgtatatttatatctgtgaatatatggttatgtatatttatatctgtgaatatatggttatgtatatttatatctgtgaatatatggttatgtatatttatatctgtgaatatatggttatgtatatttatatctgtgaatatatggttatgtatatttatatctgtgaatatatggttatgtatatttatatctgtgaatatatggttatgtatatttatatctgtgaatatatggttatgtatatttatatctgtgaatatatggttatgtatatttatatctgtgaatatatggttatgtatatttatatctgtgaatatatggttatgtatatttatatctgtgaatatatggttatgtatatttatatctgtgaatatatggttatgtatatttatatctgtgaatatatggttatgtatatttatatctgtgaatatatggttatgtatatttatatctgtgaatatatggttatgtatatttatatctgtgaatatatggttatgtatatttatatctgtgaatatatggttatgtatatttatatctgtgaatatatggttatgtatatttatatctgtgaatatatggttatgtatatttatatctgtgaatatatggttatgtatatttatatctgtgaatatatggttatgtatatttatatctgtgaatatatggttatgtatatttatatctgtgaatatatggttatgtatatttatatctgtgaatatatggttatgtatatttatatctgtgaatatatggttatgtatatttatatataaatatatggttatgtatatttgtatataaatatatggttatgtatatttatatacatataaatatatggttatgtatatttagatataaatatatggttatatatatataaatatatggttatatatatttatatataaatatatggttatatatacatataaatatatggttatatatatttatatataaaatatatggttatatatatttatatataaaatatatggttatatatatttatatataaaaatatatggttatatatttatatatataaaatatatggttatatatatttatatatataaaatatatggttatatatatttatatataaaaatatatggttatatatatttatatataaaaatatatggttatatatatttatatatatataaatatatacatataggagCTTGTAAAGGAACCCTGTTAGCTACCATCAAAAGtctccatgcatccatccatctatccatccatccatccatcatccattcacccattcaaTACTGTATCTAAATGGAATCTGTATCTAGGGAGCTTATGTTCAAGTAAGGGGGAGACACGTAAATCATCACAGTAGAGTGACAGTATAgtacaatgcctgacacatagtaggtactcaaaagtatttattgagtaagTGAAAGAATGCATAACATAGGTAAAATAAGAgcataaaagagagaaatttttaacatggcaaaaccctgtatctaccaaaaaatttaaaaattagctggcctggTGAAATGCaactatagttccagctacttgggaagctgatgtgggaggatttcTTTAGCCCAGgtggtctaggctgcagtgagccgttatCACATCACTGTGCcctatcctgggtgacacagcaagaccttgtcttaaaaataaacaaatagtaggccgggcgcgttggctcatgcctgtaatcccagcactttgggaggtcgaggcaggcgaatcacgaggtcaggagatcgagaccatcctggctagcacagtgaaaccccgtctctactaaaaatacaaaaaattaaccgggcatgctggtgggcgcctgtagtcccagctgctcgggaggctgaggcaggagaatggcgtgaacccaagaggcggagctagcagtgagcccggatcgtgccaccgcactccatcctgggcgactgagtgagactccgtctcaaaaaataaaaataaaaataaaataaataaataaatagcttgcTGCCACCAACATGGAGACTTTGTACCGTGTCCCATTCTTAGTGCTTAAATGTCCCAACCTGAAGCTGAAGAAGCCGCCCTGGCTGCACATACCATCGGCCATGACTGTGTATGCTCTGGTGACGGTGTCTTACTTCCTCATCACTGGAGGAATAATTTATGATGTTATTGTTGAACCTCCAAGTGTTGGCTCTATGACTGATGAACATGGGTATCAGAGGCCAGTACCTTTCTTGGCCTACAGAGTAAATGGACAATATATTATGGAAAGACTTGCATCCAGCTTCCTGTTTACCATGGGAGGTTTAAGTTTCATAATCCTGGACCCATTGAATGCACCAAAGATCCCCAAACTCAATAGATTTCTTCTTCTATTCATTGGATTTGTCTGTGTCCTATTAAATTTTTTCATGGCTAGAGTATTCATGAGAATGAAACTGCCAGGCTATCTGATGGGTTAGAGTGCCTTTGAGAAGAAATCAGTGGATACTGGATTTGCTCCTGTCAATGAAGTTTTAAAGACTGTACCAATCCTCTAATACGacatgtggaaaagaatgaagagcaGCAGTAAAAGAAATATCCAGTGCAAAAAACAGGAAGCGTATTGAAGCTTGGACTAGAATTTCTTGGTATTAAAGAGACAATTTTATTACAGTATTCTTTTTTCCTGCTGTCCTATTGCTATACCAATTATGTTTAGTGGcattttcttcttagtttttcatttcttactccatatctacaactataatatcaaataattattttttacaaccCCCTTAACATTTTTTGGAGATGACATTTCTGATTTtcagaaattaacataaaattaagaAGCAAGGTTCCGTAAGCTGAGAACTCTGGACAGCTTATCAGCTTTACCTATGGTGCTTTGCCTTTAACTAGAGTGTGTGATGGTAGATTATTTCAGATATGTACGTAAGACTGTTTCCTGAACAATAAGATATATGAAAGGAGCAGAAATAAATACTCttcctaattaaaaataaataaataaaaataaataaataaggccaggtgcggtggctcatgcctgtaatcccagcactttgggaggctgaggcaggcagatcacgaggtcaggagttcgagaccagcctggccaacatgatgaaaccccgtctctactaaaaatacaaaaattagctgggtatggtcgtgggcacctgtaatcccagctactcaagaggctgaggcaggagaatcgtctgaacctgggaggcggagtttgcagtgagccaagatcacgtcactgcacttcagcctgggtgacagagcgagactgtctcaaaaataaatgaatgaataaatgaattaattaataataaaataaataaagtagactggtgtggggtggggctgggggtagCAGAGCCCAGAAGAGGGATCTTGAGCTGTGTTTCATAAAAGTAAGGGAAGCGTTTGAATAATAGGGAGCAAGATATTTGAAGGCAAAGTGGTGGTGAAGAATAAGACATACTCAGGGCCCTGTGTGTAGTGCTGGAATGGCTGGTCATGAGGCAGAAGCCACAAGCCAGGACCAGATGGTGAAGAGCTTTGTGTATTAAGCTgaagaatttggattttattgaatcCAGTGTATCCAATCCAAGCATTTACTGAATACTTGGAGTGGAAGGAGAGGTGCCACCTGGttagatttttgttttagaaagatcattctaGGATAGATCACAGGATCAGAGTCAGAAAAACCACTCAGGAAGTCCTAgtccatctttaaaatgaggggGTGTGGGACTGGGGGGATGGTGAGAGTATGAATAAAGATAGTGGCAAATGCAAAGACAGAGAAGGGAAGTACTACAAAAGAAGTTGGTATGAGGAGAATTCAATGACTGTTGTGGGGAAGattggagggagagaaggagattaGGATAATCCCTAAAATTCCAGATTTCATGTGAAAACGCAGAGAAGCAGCTGAAGTTGGTTTTGGACACACAGAGTTTGAAACGCTTAATGGGTCTGAATAGTTGACTTCTGGGGTATGTTTTATCCTCATCCTGATCTTTTAGCATTATTATTCTTCATATCTCCATTTGCATggttcaaaaaaaaacaaaaagagcacagagaaagaaagaaactttattttttatttatttattttttttgagacggagttttgctcttgttgcccaggctggaatgcagtggggtgatctcggctcaccgaaacctccacctcccgggttcaagcgattctcccacctcagcctcctgagtagctgggattacaggaatgtgccaccacacctggctaattttgtatttttagtagagacggggtttctccatgttggtcaggctggtctcgaactgccgacctcaggtgatccgcccgcctgggcctcccaaagtgctgggattacaggtgtgagccactgtgcccggccgaagGAAAGAAACTTTAAAGGACACAAACTAAAATGTTCCTTGCCTGTTCAACTGAATAAAATATTGAGGTAATTATCTTAAAAGTTAACATATAAAGTACTTTTAgcagaaacaggaaaacaattGTTTAGTTATGGGGTCTAGACATTGTTTCCTTTGTCACTGGGATAAATTACTCTCCATTTCTCTCCTGTTCTCTCTGATCTATTTTTGCAAAGTCACATTTATGTACCATCTGCAAACCAATGAAATTTGCTATTCAAATTTTCCTAGTTGGCTATAAATATTCTGCTCCCATTTACAGATCCTTAGatcatattttaatttacaaaaatcaTGAAGGGTCAAACACACATTTTCCCATCTAAAAACCTATGTCTAACATTATTTTCTCTCCTCGTATTCCCTCCATGATCTCACCAAAAGCTAATACTTCGAAAGAAAGGCATTCTATCATATggcagaattccttttttttgagactgagtcttgctctgtcacccaggctggggtgcagtgacacagtcataggtcactgcagtcttgaactctgCCATCAAGCCAtgcttctggctcagcctcctgagaagctgggattacaaatgcaaGCCACTGAACTTAGCCCagaattgatatatatatatatttgtagaatAGTTTTATATTCTAGCTTCCTCTTTTAGAAAAGtgcttcttggctgggtgcagtagttcacacctgtaatcctagcactttgggggctgaggcagaaagatcatttgaaggacgggcgcggtggctcacgcctgtaatcccagcactttgggaggccgaggcaggtggcttacgaggtcaggagttcgagaccagcctgatcaacatggtgaaaccccgtctttactaaaaatacaaaaattagctgggaatggtggcgtgcgcctgtaatcccagctactcaggaggctgaggcaggagaatctgttgaacccgggaggcagaggttgcagtgagccaagatcgcaccattgcactccaacctgggtgatactGTGAGACTgctactcaaaagaaaaaaaaaaaaaaagatcgcttgatctcaggagtttgagaacagccttagcaagatggtgaaaccctgtctccgcccaaaatacaaaaaactatctgggcatggtggtacatgcctgtggttccagcttcttgggaggctgaggtgggaggatagcttgagcccagggggtcgaggctatagtgagctgagatgtgccattgtactccagcctgggtgacaaagtgagaccctgcctcaaaaaaattaaaaaaaaaaaaaaaggaaaagtgctTCTTGACAGAGTACTATCTCACATTTCCTGAAGCTTTTTACAAAGCTGTTTAAACAATTGTGAGGTTCGAAGTGTCCTGAATTTGCAGTTTTCctcatctttccttttccttcacagTTTCCTAACTCCTCTGAATAGGCAATACCATCTTAATCCACTAAGATAAATTTGTCCTTCAAAAGGAAGTTGTTCTAAACAGCAGAACAAGTCCATAGAAGAGTACTTTACCCTTTTGACCTACTCAAATAGCTGGTTTTCACTTTGGCTCTTCATGTACCAAGCATGTTGCCCTGAGGAAATGGAAATTATCCCAGTGGAGAAGAAGGTCAGAACCCTCTTCTAGAGTTTCATTCAATCTAGGATTGCTATTCTTGTCCCTTAAGGTCAACATAAATAGTGTTGACCAAATGattaaaatacatacaaacacaGTGGTATTTCCTAACTTTATACATTTCCCATTCGAAAGACTCTCCTGGGCTTCACCCAGGGTCATATTCATGTGACGTTACCATTATACTTCTGAATGCAAAAGTAGGCCCATATTAATTTCAATGCAATCTTTGACTCTTAGAGTCACTTgaatttagtttctttctttttttttagatggagtttcgctcttgttgcccaggctggagtgcaatggcgccatcctggctcaccgtaacctctgcctcccaagttcaagcgattctcctgcctcagcctcctgagtagctgggattataggcatgcaccaccacactcggctaattttttgtatttttagtagagacagattttctccatgttggtcaggctggtctcgaactcccgacctcaggtaatctgcccgccacGGTCtcacaaaatgctaggattacaggcgtgagccaccgtgcctggcctgtatttagTTTCTTAAAATATACTGTGATAGAAGATGCtgtggccgggagcggtggctcacgcctgtaattccaacactttgggaagctgaggtgggcggatcatgaggtcaggagatcgagactatcctggctaacatggtgaaaccctgtctctactaaaaatacaaaaaatacgccggacgtggtggcacgcgcatgtagtcccagctactcgggaggctgaggccagagaatcgtttgaacccgggaggcggaggatgcagtgagctgagattgtgccactgcactccagcctgggcgacagagcaagactctgtctaaaaaaaaaaaaaaagctgggcgcggtggctcatgcctgtaatcccagcactttggaaggctgaggagggcggatcacctgaggtcgagagttcgagaccagcctgaccagcatggagaaaccccatctctactaaaaatacaaaattagccaggcatggtggcacatgcctgtaatcccagctactagggaggttgaggcaggagaattgcttgaacctgggaggcagagattgcagtgagctgaggtcgcgccattgcactccagcctgggcaacaagagtgaaactccgtctcaaaaaaaaaaaaaaaaaagaaaagaaaaagaagatgctGTGGTGTCTGAGGTTAACACAGTAGCTGGGACGATAGGCCTGGCTAAATTAAAATCTTCATACCAGACACCACAGCATCTTCTAGCACAATAAGGAGAATCCTTGAGACTAGGAGGGCTGCAGTATACTATACCAATCACTTGTCTGCACTAAGTTCAGAATCAACATGGTGACTTCCTGAGGGCAGGGGACAACCAGGTTACCTTGGTAGGGGTGAACAGGCCCAGGTTAGAAAGAAAGTAGGTCAAAACTTTCGTGCTGATGAGTAGTGcaattgtgcctgtgaatagccattgcactcagcttgggcaacatagcaaggcctgtttcttaaaggaaaaaaaagattctaatttATACTACtctacaataaaaaggaatgaaccacTGATGCATGCAACAACTAGAATGAGTCTCCAGGGAATTTTGCTGAACAAGAAAAGCCAATCTCAGATGGTTAcatattctatgattccatttatataacattttggaGATATTactttgataatttaaaaatttattttaagggccaggcgcagtggctcacacctgtaatcctagcactttgggaggccgaggcaggggggtcacgaggtcaggagttcaagaccagcctggccaagatggtgaaaccccgtctctactaaaaacacaaaaattagccgggcgtggtggcaggctcctataatcccagccactcagaaggctgaggcagggaattgcttgaacccggaaggcagaggttgcagtgagctgagatcatgccactgcactccagcctgggcaatagagcaagactctgtctcaaaaaaaaaaaaaagcacatatattaatattcataaaTGCATGGAATATTATTGGAAGAATCATAAGAAACTGGTAATAACAGAAAACCTTGAGAAACTTGGTGACAAAATGGTAGAGCTTCAGGAGACTCACTTTTTACTGTATTCCTTTCTGTATCCTTTGAATTTAGTACCATGTTAATtatctacttaaaaataaatacaggccatatgcagtggctcaggcctgtaatcccagcactttgggaggccgaggcaggcggatcacctgaggtcaggggtttgagactaccctggtcaacatggtgaaaccccgtctctactacaaatataaaattagccgggcatggtggcgggcgcctgtaatcccaactactcaggaggctgaggcatgagaatcacttgaacctgggaggtggagattgcagtgagccgagattgtgctaccacactccagcctgggcaatgaagtgagcctccatctcagaaaataaaataaaattatattaaaataaatacaattttcaaaaaaacacaatgatataaaacataaaagacaTTTAAGTTTTCCTTATTTAATCTTCCTACTTAATCTTCACGGACTATTAATGTATTTGGAAACAGTGAACAGCTGTGAATTATAAATCTTTTTCTCTAGTCTCAGTGAGATTTGTCAAAATTCTT
This window harbors:
- the LOC129035396 gene encoding oligosaccharyltransferase complex subunit OSTC-like, translating into METLYRVPFLVLKCPNLKLKKPPWLHIPSAMTVYALVTVSYFLITGGIIYDVIVEPPSVGSMTDEHGYQRPVPFLAYRVNGQYIMERLASSFLFTMGGLSFIILDPLNAPKIPKLNRFLLLFIGFVCVLLNFFMARVFMRMKLPGYLMG